The sequence below is a genomic window from Halosolutus gelatinilyticus.
GGCGGCCACGATGACGGCGATCGCCGCGACGACGGCGCCGATGATCGTGGGAACGAGTTGTCCGCTCCCCCACTCCCAGCCGAAGACCTGGGTTCCCACGACCGCGACGAGCGCGACGGCGACGCCGATCGCGGTGACGATCGATGACGAGTTTCGTCCGAACGAGAACGACATTGTAGAGATGACAATTCGTCAACTGATAACTCTTGGGGTCGCCGTCGGACGGAGGTCGGTTGCGCAGAGAGCGAGGTACCCAACCGAAAACGACGAACCGGACGACGAAACCGAGACGAACCGAGACGACCTACCTGACTCGGACGAGTCGTTCGCACCAACACTCCGGACAGCCGAAGTCGTTCGCCTCGACGGTACACCCGCAGTTCGCACACCTGTACATGGCCGCACCGGGAGATCGCTACCACCCGATCGGCGATCGGTACCGGTCTGACCGCTCCGTCACTCGGCAGGCAGTCGCCTGGCGATCCTCGCGACGGTTTCGCGTCTCTGGGCCTTCGTGGTGTCGCAATCAGTCCGGCCGTGCAAACGTAGTATCCAGATACTGTACAGGCCAGGAGATCACGTTACGATCGATCGTCCTATCGCGGCTACGAAAACGGAGTACCGACTTAGAGGTCGACCCGATCGAACCGGTAGAGAGCGATGGCGATCGGGACGACGATCCAGGCCAGCAGGATGATAAAGGAGAACCAGTCCTGAAGGTAGAACGGAACGCCGTCCGGGAAGTAGGCGTCCGGATAGACCGTCCCGAGTTGGCTCCCGCCGGCCGAACTGATGACCGTGATCGCGTTCTGGAACGCGTTGCCGGGATCGATCGTCTCGATGAACAGCGCCCAGTCCGGAATTCGCTCCGCCGACTGTTCCTGAACGGATCCGTCCAAGGTGGGCGCCTGGTACGTGTAGCTGACGCCCTGAATAATCTCCCGTTGTACCAACAGATCGAAGACGGTCCGGATCGCGTTCCAGACGACGTAGAACATGATGAACACGCCGAACATCGCGGCGCCGGCGATCGTCGTCGATCGCGTCACCGACGAGAGCGAGACGGCGATGCTCGTGTAGGCGACGCCGTAGATGATCGCCATCACGAGCAGGCCCGCGTAGTCGACGATATCGAAGCTCCCGAGCAGCGCCGCCACGACGACCGCGGCGAAGGCGAAGCCGAGCACCAGGGAGATCGAGAGCACGGCCGATCGGCCGACCAGTTTCCCGAGGAGGACGTCCTTCCGGGAGTGGGGCAGCGAGAGCAGGATCTTGATGCTGCCGGTTTCGCGCTCGCCGGCGATGGCCTTCCAGCCGAGCACCAGCGCGATCAGCGGGATGATCAACCGGGTGATCTGGCTGACGAAGAGGACGAGCGCCTCCGTGGTGGCGCCCGCCTGCGCGATGTCCTCGTTGAAGTACGCGATGGCGCCCGTCACGGTGACGAGCAGCGTGAAGAAGAAGATGCTCAGCCCCCAGAACGTCCAGGAGCGGACGGCGTCCTGGAAGTCCTTCTTCGCGACCGCGCGGACGCTCTCGAAGTTGACCGAACTCGAGGGAGCCGTGGTGCCCGATCCGGTTCCCGTTCCGGTTTCGGTGCTCATGCCTGTACCCCCGTGGTGTACGACTGGAAGACGTCGTCGAGCGACGCCTCGCTCGTCGAGAAGTCCTGGACCTCGATGCCGCGGTCTTCGAGCATCGAGAGGACGGCCGTCTTCGAGCCGTCGACCTGGACGACTACCGTCGGCGGCGTCTCCCCTTCGACCACGGCGTCGCGAACGTCGGGGAGCGATCGAACGGCCTGGAGGGCGCCGTCGTCGATCCGATCGACGGTGACGCGCAGCACCGTTCCGTCGCTGACCGAATCGCGCAGCCCCTTGACGGAATCGACGGCGACCATCTCGCCGTTTCGGAGGATGCCGACGCGATCGCAGACCGCTTCGACCTGCTCCATGATGTGACTCGAGAAGAAGACGGTCGCGCCGCGGGCGTTCTCCTCGCGGACGATCTCCCGCATCTCGCGGGCGCCGTTGGGGTCGAGTCCGGTGGAGGGCTCGTCCAGGATCAGCAGGTCGGGTTCGCCGACCAGCGCCATCGCGAGCATGAGCCGTTGGGCCATCCCCTTCGAGTAGCCGCCGGCCTTCTTGTCGATCGCGTCGGCCAAGTCGACCCGTTCGAGGAGGGCCCGGGGGTCGTCGTCGACGCCCTTCGATTTGATGGCGAACTCGAGGTGTTGGCGGGCGGTGAGCCGGTCGTAGGTTTCATAGCCCTCGGGGAGGACGCCCGTCCGCGAGCGGATCTCGCGGCTGTGCGCCTGCGCGTCGAGGCCGAGGACCGCGACCTGCCCGGCCGTGGGCCGGACGAAATCGAGCAAGATATTGATCGTCGTCGACTTCCCGGCGCCGTTGGGACCCAGAAAGCCGAACACCTCGCCCTCTTCGACCTCGAAGCTGAGGTCGTCGAGCGCGAGGGTCTGACCGTAGGATTTGGTCAGGCCGTCGACTGTGATAGCGGGCATAGTCGTCTGTGTGGACACGGCGTTTCCCGATAAGGTTTGTTACTTGCACTCACTAATCTACAGTTTCGTGGAGCGGGAATTAACGCCAGGGCCTCAGATCGGGTCGTCGGGGGCGTGCTGCTCGGCGATCCGTTCGGCCTCGTCGGCGTAGCGCTCGCGGGTCTCCTCGTCGGTCACGGGCTGGAGTTCCGACTCGGGGATCTCGGCGCCGGCGGTCACCGTCGGACCCGACCGCAGGGCCGTCGACGATCGCTCTCGCTGCTGGTAGCGCGAGCCGTCGGGGGTCGCGTAGACGAGCGTGACGAGGTTGCGCTGGTCGAACGATCGTTCGACGAGCCAACACTGTACGGTCGAGTTACTCATACGGGGAGGTTTCGGGCCGACTACCGAGAAAGTACCGCGTCGAATCGACGGCCGCGAGTAAGCCCCGCCCTACTTTACGACCGGCGGAAGAGCATCCGTCGATGGAGTGGACCGATCGGGTCGACCAGTTGCTGTACGACGGCGAGCGCGAACGCCACCGGGTCGATCTCGACGCGGCGACGATCGTCGTCACGACCCACCGCCTGCTCGCGTTCACGCCCGGCGGCCGCGGGAAAGATTTCCGGGACGTCGACCGACCCAACGTCCGGAGGATAGCCGTCGAGACCGACGGAAATCTCCGCCAGGCGGTCCGCGCGATCGTGGCCGGACTGCTCGGTGCGGGGTTGTTCGCGACGGCGTCGGTCGTCGACGCGTCGGGGCTGTTCGGCGGGACGGATCTCGACAGTGGCGGTCCGGTCGCGAGCGCGGCGGAAAGCGCACTTGAGATCGTCCGAACGCTGCTCGTCGCGTTCGACGTCGGGATCACCCTCGTCGGCGTCTGCTTCCTCGCGATCGCCGTCGCCTTCGGCGTTCGCTACGTCAAATCGCGATCGCGCCGGCTCATCGTCCGGATCGCCGGCGAGGAGAACCTCGATCTCCCCGTCACCGACGTCGACGTCGAGGCCGGTCGCGTGACGGAGTTGGCGAACGCGATCGACCCCTCGACGCCGGCGTCCGACGCGGACGACGCCGCGGCCGCGCTCCCGCCGGGTGACGCCGACGTCGGCTCGAAGCGGGAGTTCGAACCCGACGTCGATCCCGACCCCGAGCGGTGACGGCAGACTCGGCGGACGCCGATCGCTGACGTCAGCCTCAAATTCGCGGGCGCCCTACGGCCGCCGATGAACGCGGACGAGGTTCGCGAGCGCGCTCGATCGTTGCCCCGCGAGCCCGGCGTCTACCAGTTCCGGGAGGGCGAGACGACGCTGTACGTCGGGAAGGCAGTCGACCTGCGCGGGCGCGTCGGCTCCTACGCCGACCCGCGCAGCGCGCGCATCCGCCGGATGGTCGATCGGGCCGACGGGATCGAGATCGCGGTCACGGACACGGAGACGCAGGCGCTGTTGCTCGAAGCGAACCTCATCAAGCGCCACCAGCCCCGCTACAACGTCCGGCTCAAGGACGACAAGTCCTACCCGATGGTTCAGCTGACGAACCACGAGGCGCCCCGGATCGAAGCGACCCGGGATCCCAGCGAGTCCGCCACCGTCTTCGGGCCGTTCACGAACAAGGGGCAGGTCGACACCGTCGTGAAGGCGCTCCGAGAGACGTACGGCGTTCGCGGCTGTTCGGACCACAAGTACGCCGGTCGCGATCGGCCCTGCCTCGACTACGAGATGGGGCTCTGTACGGCCCCGTGCACCCGCGAAATCGACCTCGAGAGCTACCGGGAGGACGTGACCGCCGTCGAACGGTTCTTCGAGGGTGAAACAGGCGTCCTCGCCGATCCGCTACGCCGGGAGATGGAAGCCGCCGCGGAGGACCGGAACTTCGAGCGCGCGGCGAACCTCCGCGATCGGCTCGAGACCGTCGAGGCGTTCCACGGCGGGGGCGGCGAGGCGGTTCAGTCGGTCGGCGACGAGCGCGCCGTCGACGTGCTC
It includes:
- a CDS encoding multidrug transporter, whose translation is MSFSFGRNSSSIVTAIGVAVALVAVVGTQVFGWEWGSGQLVPTIIGAVVAAIAVIVAASRLA
- a CDS encoding ABC transporter permease; this encodes MSTETGTGTGSGTTAPSSSVNFESVRAVAKKDFQDAVRSWTFWGLSIFFFTLLVTVTGAIAYFNEDIAQAGATTEALVLFVSQITRLIIPLIALVLGWKAIAGERETGSIKILLSLPHSRKDVLLGKLVGRSAVLSISLVLGFAFAAVVVAALLGSFDIVDYAGLLVMAIIYGVAYTSIAVSLSSVTRSTTIAGAAMFGVFIMFYVVWNAIRTVFDLLVQREIIQGVSYTYQAPTLDGSVQEQSAERIPDWALFIETIDPGNAFQNAITVISSAGGSQLGTVYPDAYFPDGVPFYLQDWFSFIILLAWIVVPIAIALYRFDRVDL
- a CDS encoding ABC transporter ATP-binding protein, which produces MPAITVDGLTKSYGQTLALDDLSFEVEEGEVFGFLGPNGAGKSTTINILLDFVRPTAGQVAVLGLDAQAHSREIRSRTGVLPEGYETYDRLTARQHLEFAIKSKGVDDDPRALLERVDLADAIDKKAGGYSKGMAQRLMLAMALVGEPDLLILDEPSTGLDPNGAREMREIVREENARGATVFFSSHIMEQVEAVCDRVGILRNGEMVAVDSVKGLRDSVSDGTVLRVTVDRIDDGALQAVRSLPDVRDAVVEGETPPTVVVQVDGSKTAVLSMLEDRGIEVQDFSTSEASLDDVFQSYTTGVQA